The window ATGACAAGAAGCAAGAAATACACATTAAGCCAGTTGACCGTGCAGGTGCAGGGAGGCTCCCCCAGGGTGGGCAGAAACACCAGGGTGCCCACTTACTTGCATTGCTGTGCTCGGCCCTCTATAGGTAGGGCTGGACGCCCCCACCGACCACGGTGCAGCCCTCACTGGCATCTGTCAGGGGAGGGGGCAGTTAGTGAGAACAGACCCCACAGCCCTGGGTCTCCCAGGCTACGGCACAGACACCAGCCCACACACCCAGGCATGCTGGCTCCCCGCATGCTGGGGCAAACAGTTAGGGAACCTGACAGTCCCACCACCGCTGTCTGAGACAGATTTGGTCACATTTcctatttctcatttcctttcccccttGAGCTCCTTTTATCAGCTCAAGCCTGAATTATGAGCAACAGAGGCAacatagagaaaggaaaagagagggaaaacgCTCTGGTTTTCTGTTTTGAAGAACTAAGGCCTCCGGGAGTAAGGAGAACGTTTTGTTTCCTCCGGGCCACCGGCAGAAAAGGAGAGTCAGCTGAGACTATTGACCAACAGGACGCCCGGAAGCTGCAGCTCAATCAGCGGGAGAAACTGTAATTTGCATTTTGTGGCCGTTTTCGTGGGCCAAAACTCAAACAGCctgatgggggtggtggtgatagtTAAGTACaataagaaggaaataataatggaGCAGGCCTTCTTGCCACCCCCTTCACGTCTCCTGAATTTTAGTCAAAGGGTGGTGCGTTCTGTCTTTTTCGGTTTTTCCTTTAGTGACAAAGGTCCCCCCTACATTACTATAGGTTGGTCTCCGGGCCCATTCCCCAGGTTTCCCAGGAGTGCTGACTAGCCGGACCCCGCGGGCTCTCCCTCCCCGAGGACCCGCGGCCGCAGCAGCCTACCTTTCTTGGGCTCGTAGCCGCCGCCCGGGGGCCGGTAGTGGGGCTCCAGCGGGTGTGTGCCCGCCTTGCCCGCGTCGCTGGCCGCCTTGGGCGCCGTATGCAACGCTTCTCCGGGGCCCGCGGCTGCGGTGTTGTATCGCAGGAGCCCCTGCCCCTGCAGCGCCGCGTTCAAGTTCCCGTAGTTTGTGTAGTTGCCGTAGAAGGGCGACGTGTAGTAGAGGTGGCGGCCGAGTAGCGGCGACGCGGAGTAGGGCGACCCACCCGGCGGTGCTCCGGACGAGGCGGGCGCGGCGGCCGCCGGCAGCCCTGGCGGCGCGCAGCCCGGGCCCAGGCTCGGCTGCTTGAGGTCCGACGTGGCGATCTCGGCCAGAGACCACAGCTTGGGCTTGCTGGCGGGCTGTGGCGCGCCCGGCGACGTCCGGCTGCCCAGGGGCGTCTTGCCGCCGCCGCGTGGCGCGGCCTCGGGCGGGGGGCTCAGCAGTGGCGCCTCCACGCCGGTGAGCGGTGAGGAGGTCACGGCCTTGGGCGGCGGCAGGTCCCGCTCGCCATCCTCCTCGTCGTCCTCGTCATCCTCCAGGTCGTCGTACTTATCCTTGCACTCCGAGCCGGATTCGCACAGGGGGTCCCCGGCACGGCAAGGCAGCTTCTCCCCATCTGACTCGGCTGAGCACGAGTGATCCGTGAGTGAGTCGACATGCAGGCTGATCCCTGCAGGAGTGCGGGCACCGTCTGTGGCACGTGGGACAGCGGGGGCACCCAAGGCCCCTCCGTCCCACGTCTAGGCGCACCAGGCCCTCCCCATGAGATTCCTCACCTCGACCCAGCCCCAGCCGCGGCCTAGGGGGAACATGCCCTCCCCGGGAAGCGCCCGAGTTGTCGCTGGGCCTGTGCTCGGCTAGGCGGCCCGGGCTCCAGGCTAGAAGCTGGGCTGTCGGCCAGGCAGCGTTCTCCC is drawn from Rhinolophus ferrumequinum isolate MPI-CBG mRhiFer1 chromosome 7, mRhiFer1_v1.p, whole genome shotgun sequence and contains these coding sequences:
- the IRX2 gene encoding iroquois-class homeodomain protein IRX-2; the protein is MSYPQGYLYQAPGSLALYSCPAYGASALAAPRSEELARSASGSAFSPYPGSAAFTAQAATGFGSPLQYSADAAAAAGFPSYMGAPYDAHTTGMTGAISYHPYGSAAYPYQLNDPAYRKNATRDATATLKAWLNEHRKNPYPTKGEKIMLAIITKMTLTQVSTWFANARRRLKKENKMTWAPRNKSEDEDEDEGDASRSKESPDKAQEGTETSAEDEGISLHVDSLTDHSCSAESDGEKLPCRAGDPLCESGSECKDKYDDLEDDEDDEEDGERDLPPPKAVTSSPLTGVEAPLLSPPPEAAPRGGGKTPLGSRTSPGAPQPASKPKLWSLAEIATSDLKQPSLGPGCAPPGLPAAAAPASSGAPPGGSPYSASPLLGRHLYYTSPFYGNYTNYGNLNAALQGQGLLRYNTAAAGPGEALHTAPKAASDAGKAGTHPLEPHYRPPGGGYEPKKDASEGCTVVGGGVQPYL